AGTACTTCTTCTTCAGCTGCGCATTGCATCAGCATATCGCTGAGTTCTCCATACGATACATTATTCGCGCTCCTGCTTTTACATACCCGGCCCGCGTTAAAGGCAAAGTTGCGCCAGGTATCACCGATACCGGTCAGTTCAGCAGACAGTGCTGATAATTCATCTCTCTTGAGGATACCGGCAGCTTCCTGCAGGAAGGCAGCATACATGAAGCGGAAACCAGCACCACCGGTGCCTATTTCTTCCTGCATACGGATAATGTTACCCAGGTATAATACCGCTTTTCTGTCTCCTACTTTCTCCGGATAATGCCTTAGACGTTTAGCGAGAAAGCGCATGCCTTTTACGCCAAACATCGGCAGCGGGATATTCAGCATATCACTGCATGCCTGTTTGATACCATCGCGGATAGGTTGTTCGAATGAAACCTGCTTTGGTACTTCAACCGGGTAGTACATTTTACCTTTCGGAGCAGGAAATCCTTTAGCAAAGCGGGCTTCCGCCAGGCTTTTCGGATCGATCTCGGTCACCTGTTCCATGATAGGATCACTGATCAGGTAGTTATCTCCTTCTTTTCCATATGCCACGAGGTTGTGGGCATTAAAATGGAAACGATAGGCTGGCGGGAAATAAGGCAGGTAGTATACGCTGGACAGCAGCCCGACAGGCCGGCCCTGTTCCAGCACACGGTCCAGTTCCTGCATTCCTTTTTCCGGACTGGAAAACGTCTGTGATGCTATTTTTACTCCCAGGCGTTTCGCTACTCTTTTGAAGATAGCCCCTGGCACCACACGGTACGTTGTACCTGGTACACCATTTACCTTGACAAAGGGCAGATGGCCGAAGAATATGCCGGCACCGATGCCAAAGGCCATAGGCTCACTGATCTGCAATCCGTAATGACGGAATATATTAGAGATCACCCCGCTTTCGCAGTGAGCTGTCTGCACGTGGTGAAAGTGTGTATCATTCATAACTTCCAGTACCTCGTCCATTTGGATAATAATATTTTATGATAGTCCGCCAGCAGCGGAGACTACTTATTTAATGTTTTTCAATTCCTGTACGGTGATCTTGAATGCGGCAGCATACCGTTGCAGCATAATATCGCTCAGCCCCTTAAATACGGCGGGTTTCATATGGCGTTTTACCTGCCACTGGAACTTGCCTACATAACTCGCCAGCAGTGGCAGGTCCATGATCGTTTTTTCCATGTAGTAGGCTACCGGACTGATCTCACCTGCCAGTACACGTGCACGTGCTTTTTCCACCCGTTCATTGATCTCTTCCCACGCCTGTTGCATTGCTACGTTTTCCGGCTCCCAGCCTACGCTGGTTACGGGTACATACTGTCCTGCATTGTCGGTAGCATAGAACAACTGCTTGAACTGACCTTCATGCATGTTGTTACCATCCTGAGGAACATCGTCTTTTTTCATGAGGTGCGTGTTTAAAGAAAAAGGAGCGTAAGCTCCTTATTAATTAAGAATCAGGAATTACGAATCAGGAATTATGTTAGCCTGACTACACATTTGCGCTGACTAACTATTTTATGGATGTCGGAATGACCGGGAATAATGTTCATTCATCTGAAGACAACTGAAGTTCAATTCCTGATTCCCAATTCCTAATTGCTAATTACACTACCGTGATATGTGCATATGCATAAGAGAACCTTGCGCTCTCAGGTACCATCATCACGATAGTCTGGCCTTTCTTCAGCATATCATTGTTCAGCAATTCTTCCAGCATCAGATAAGGAGAAGCGGTACCTACGTTACCAACTTTGGTAAGGTTAGTGAACCATTTTTCCTGCGGGATAGGTACTCCCAGGCGGGTGATCTCTTCATCGATCTTAAAGCGGAAAAATTCTGAAGACAGGTGAGGCAGGAAGTAGTCCAGTTTATCCAGGTCAATATTATAGCGCTCTACCAGCTCTTTCCACATTTTAGCACCGGAAGGTACAATGTTCGCACCTAACAGGCGGGTATCCTGTTTGAAGGAGAATACGCTGTTATTAGCCCATTCTTCCGGCGTCATATCGATCCAGCCTGTAGTGCTGCCATCTTCATTTTTAACGGAGCCTGCATACATACAGGTTTCCAGTTCGTGTGCATAAGATGCTATTTCCACCCAGTCTACGCGAAGAGACAGACCTTCTTCATTCGGTTTATCCTGGAATAAGGCTGCACTGGCGCCGTCGGATAGCATCCAGCGAAGGAAATCTTTTTCGAAAGCAATGATCGGATTGTTTTCCAGTTGCTTCAGATTTTCAGCTTCAGGCTCGAACTTTTCGGCCAGCATCCAGCTGGAGAATTTTTCAGAGCCGGAGCTTACTGCATTGCTGGTGTTACCACATCTGATAGACATCCAGGCATATTTGAAAGCCTGCATACCGGCAGCGCAGGCACCTGTTGCAGCGATCAGTTCGACAGGCTGGCATTTCAGCAAACCGTGCACCATAGCTGCATGGTTAGGCAGCAGCTGATCAGGAGAAGTTGTTCCGCAGGCCAGCAGTTGCAACTGGCTGATAGGGAATTTATCGTCAAACAGGCCATCTACTGCGGCAGCTGTCATTTGAGCATTAGAGTGGGTGGATTTACCCTCTTTATCCAGTGAATAATAACGGGTCTTGATCTTATTATTTCCCAGAATCCTCAACCGGGCACGGGAAGGCTTTCCGTCCACCAGTCCCAGAATGCTTTCCATTTCATCATTCCCTACAGGTTCATTTGGCAAAAACTTAGATAGCCTTGTAATATAAACTTCCTTCATTTGAAATAGATTCCTGTTTTTTTATAAGTAGATGCCTATCCTCCTTTAAAGACTGGCTGTTGTTGCTGATTGTTAACCTTTTGTATATTCATGCAGGAGCTACGGTCTCATCGGACAGGTCATCATTCCATTGGTTATGTCAATTATAATATGTCCTGTTTGCCCCTCTTCCCGTCATTTATCACATACAAACGCCCGTAAATATAGAATACTCTACGGATATTACCGTAAAACAGTCGTTCACATGCTGTCCCTTATAATAATTGATGGTATACTAAGTATGATATGACCACCCTTCCTTTTAACGCAGGTGTATTCCTTTATAGTACTTCACGTCTTCCAGCAGCTTACTCTTGTTTAAAGCGAGCTTGAAAATAGACGTGATCTTGGCCAGCGGCGATAAAACAAAGATACCGATCAGTAACAATCCCCTGTACATTGATACCCTTCCCTGTCTTTCCGGAGCCCCCGGCCCCCCTTTGGCACTAATGAACTTTGACCAGTACCGGAATGCCCTGATACCCCTGTCTTCCAGCAGGATCAGGTTAGGCAACAGGTCCACTGCGCCCAGTTCCACCAGTTTCGGTTGTAATGCATCCCATTGTCTGTCCTGCAGGACTTCAGCAATCGGATTGGCAAAACGTACTGATTCAACAATATCCTTTTCCTGCACACCAGCAGGTGGCAGCAGGGAGGTTGCCTCCTTCTTGCCTTTGAACTGCCATCTTAATACGGTGATCAGTGCCACCAGGTTAGGCGACTTATCCACCATTACGATGTTACCCACCAGATGAGCGCCGGCTTTCTGCAGGTAGCCTTTTACTGTTTCCTGCGCGTTCAGCCACATATTGCGGCATCCCATCAGGGTAATTACAGGTTTACCTTTCAGCAGACGGGCTGCTGATTCACTTTGCAAAAATGCTGCCGTTGGTTGGGAAGGAGAAAGGAACCAGGGTTGATAAGCAAGAATAATAAGATCAAAATGCTCATCCGGATTCACTTTCAGCGGAGCAATCGCTCTGGGTCGCCCTAACACCGTTTCCGGCATTGTATCATAAAAAACCTGCTTTTTCCATGGGAACTCAAATGGCTGCACTGGTTTCAATTCTTCGTATACGATGGTTGCTTTGTCCTGTAAAGGGCCTAATACCGTATCGACGATTCTCTTTAATTGTCCTGTTTGCGTATAATATACAACCAGGATCTTAGGTCGTTCAATCATAAAAGGAATAGGAGGTTCAACAATTGAAGCCGTAAACTTACGAAAAACAACTGTAGGCGAAAGATATTTTTTTGTTATATGAATGACGATCGTTCCTAAATGCTTGTCGGGATAAATCCCCTGGTTTTAGCGGCATTCATCTCCTTCTGGCCATTGAACGCTTCTGCGGCATTCACTGCGCGGACATAAAATAAAAACGCCTGCCGGCATGTGTGACACGCTGCGGCAGGCGTTGTAAATATGAAAAGTACTTATTATCAGGATGTAAACAGGACGTTATCCGAAAATGATCATTTGTCTGATCATTGCGGCTCTTTTTCCGTTCCTTGTGCCCTAGCCAGGTATTGCCATAACCTCTGCATTTGTTTACAGCAATACCGTGGCCAAAGGACTTAATTAGTTGTATAGCAGTTACAAAGATGCTGTTTGTATCCTTACTTAAATGTTAAAGAGTACTTAAATTTTTATTCCGCGCAAACAGATATTTTCGAATTGTATCGTGGCACCCCCGCCCTGCGGGGCTTTCGCATCTTCCACTGCGGTGATGACCGCAGCCACAGAAAAACCATTTTTTTCCAATAAAGCTGCTGCACTTTCTGCGCTGTACAATGTAAATCCATGTTCACTGAAAGGCAGTTGCTTCATAGATGCTGCCGAACGGATAGCCAGTACCAGCTCTCCGCCTGCTTCCAGTACACGGTGTATTGCTTTCAGGGCTACGTCCGGCTGCTCCCAGAAATATAACACGTTCACTGCGAATACTTTTGTGAAGGCGCCATCTGGGAAAGACATGGACGATGTAACCCCCAGATGGAGTTCCACAGTCCCCTCTGCGATCCGGGTACGATTTTCCCGAGTGGCTTCTTCCACCATTGTTTCGGACATATCCAGTCCGGTATACCGGATGGTGGGCTCCTTTTCAAACAGTGCCGGGATAAAATACCCGTTACCGAAACCTATTTCCAGCACGCTGTCAGCCGGTTGAAGTCCCAGGAAGTCAAGCACCATATTATATATTGCGGCATTAGACTTATTCATCGCCAGTCCTACCTTTATGCCATCTTCTCCTTCCGGTTTACGTAACTGGCGGGCTAAACTTTCCGGATCCATTGCTGGTTTCTCCATATTTTTTCAGTTAAGTGGTTAATTATTAGCAGTTCTTCGCTGATATAAATAAAAAAAGCCAGACTGGTTGTTACGTTACACGCTAACCAGTCCGGCTCCTTATTAATAATTTATCTGACCGTTACTCTTTATGAACAGATCCTGAACCGGCGATATCAGATGATACTTCAGGACTACCTTTATAGCTGACATCACCAGATCCCATGATCTTTGCCGTCAGCTTTACACTGGCATGCACTTCGGCATCACCACTACCTGCAATGGTCACTTTTGTAGTCTCTG
The DNA window shown above is from Chitinophaga agri and carries:
- a CDS encoding class I SAM-dependent methyltransferase, translated to MEKPAMDPESLARQLRKPEGEDGIKVGLAMNKSNAAIYNMVLDFLGLQPADSVLEIGFGNGYFIPALFEKEPTIRYTGLDMSETMVEEATRENRTRIAEGTVELHLGVTSSMSFPDGAFTKVFAVNVLYFWEQPDVALKAIHRVLEAGGELVLAIRSAASMKQLPFSEHGFTLYSAESAAALLEKNGFSVAAVITAVEDAKAPQGGGATIQFENICLRGIKI
- a CDS encoding BtrH N-terminal domain-containing protein, which gives rise to MDEVLEVMNDTHFHHVQTAHCESGVISNIFRHYGLQISEPMAFGIGAGIFFGHLPFVKVNGVPGTTYRVVPGAIFKRVAKRLGVKIASQTFSSPEKGMQELDRVLEQGRPVGLLSSVYYLPYFPPAYRFHFNAHNLVAYGKEGDNYLISDPIMEQVTEIDPKSLAEARFAKGFPAPKGKMYYPVEVPKQVSFEQPIRDGIKQACSDMLNIPLPMFGVKGMRFLAKRLRHYPEKVGDRKAVLYLGNIIRMQEEIGTGGAGFRFMYAAFLQEAAGILKRDELSALSAELTGIGDTWRNFAFNAGRVCKSRSANNVSYGELSDMLMQCAAEEEVLFRKLSKVKL
- a CDS encoding dialkylrecorsinol condensing enzyme: MIERPKILVVYYTQTGQLKRIVDTVLGPLQDKATIVYEELKPVQPFEFPWKKQVFYDTMPETVLGRPRAIAPLKVNPDEHFDLIILAYQPWFLSPSQPTAAFLQSESAARLLKGKPVITLMGCRNMWLNAQETVKGYLQKAGAHLVGNIVMVDKSPNLVALITVLRWQFKGKKEATSLLPPAGVQEKDIVESVRFANPIAEVLQDRQWDALQPKLVELGAVDLLPNLILLEDRGIRAFRYWSKFISAKGGPGAPERQGRVSMYRGLLLIGIFVLSPLAKITSIFKLALNKSKLLEDVKYYKGIHLR
- a CDS encoding beta-ketoacyl-ACP synthase III; translation: MKEVYITRLSKFLPNEPVGNDEMESILGLVDGKPSRARLRILGNNKIKTRYYSLDKEGKSTHSNAQMTAAAVDGLFDDKFPISQLQLLACGTTSPDQLLPNHAAMVHGLLKCQPVELIAATGACAAGMQAFKYAWMSIRCGNTSNAVSSGSEKFSSWMLAEKFEPEAENLKQLENNPIIAFEKDFLRWMLSDGASAALFQDKPNEEGLSLRVDWVEIASYAHELETCMYAGSVKNEDGSTTGWIDMTPEEWANNSVFSFKQDTRLLGANIVPSGAKMWKELVERYNIDLDKLDYFLPHLSSEFFRFKIDEEITRLGVPIPQEKWFTNLTKVGNVGTASPYLMLEELLNNDMLKKGQTIVMMVPESARFSYAYAHITVV